The following are from one region of the Neurospora crassa OR74A linkage group III, whole genome shotgun sequence genome:
- a CDS encoding mitochondrial 54S ribosomal protein YmL38/YmL34, whose product MIQLKTMLNCIDNSGAALVECAMVVGQKRHASIGDRIVVVVQKQRGADSAGMAASSAATKVKRGDIRHAVVVRTKQKVQRRDGSVVRFDDNACVLINKAGDPIGSRINGVVGQELRKKKWSKILSMAPMQA is encoded by the exons ATGATTCAACTAAag ACGATGCTCAACTGCATCGACAACTCGGGTGCTGCCCTGGTGGAATGCGCCATGGTTGTCGGCCAAAAGAGGCATGCTTCGATTG GCGACCGCATAGTAGTAGTCGTCCAAAAACAGCGCGGCGCCGACTCGGCCGGCATGGCCGCCTCTTCGGCCGCCACCAAGGTGAAGCGCGGCGACATCCGCCACGCCGTGGTAGTGCGCACCAAGCAAAAAGTCCAGCGCCGCGACGGTTCGGTCGTCCGGTTCGACGACAACGCCTGTGTCTTGATCAACAAGGCCGGCGACCCGATCGGATCGCGCATCAATGGTGTGGTGGGCCAGGAACTGCGAAAGAAAAAGTGGAGCAAGATATTGAGTATGGCGCCTATGCAGGCTTAG
- a CDS encoding UDP-galactose 4-epimerase — protein sequence MKIAITGARGTVGQEVVRLCANQGHATVQINRTPQDPDPSTPKTEMRTADAASDYDAVLKAFEGCDAVIHLAAIPDPVDKDDHKVHSNNVCAAFNGMRAAAELGIQKFCYASSVNAIGLVYSNQPLEFDYFPIDEEITQKPTDAYALAKEEAEMQARTIARWFPGMKIACLRIHQVAPKKEVEEDYAGNNEKAVKQLWGWVHPQATARACLAAVQNADKFEGAEIFNVVSPERCVVGEDAKLSNEELVKKYWPGTKIKGDMSGNKGFWSVEKIERVLGWKHEEKE from the coding sequence atgaAGATCGCCATCACCGGAGCCCGCGGCACCGTAGGCCAAGAAGTCGTCCGCCTCTGCGCCAACCAAGGCCACGCAACCGTACAAATCAACCGCACCCCACAAGACCCCGACCCGTCCACCCCCAAGACCGAAATGCGCACCGCCGACGCCGCCAGCGACTACGACGCCGTTCTGAAAGCCTTTGAGGGGTGCGACGCCGTCATCCACCTGGCCGCCATCCCCGACCCCGTCGACAAGGACGACCACAAAGTGCACTCCAACAACGTCTGTGCCGCCTTCAACGGCAtgcgcgccgccgccgagctgGGCATCCAAAAGTTCTGCTATGCTTCGTCCGTCAACGCCATCGGCCTCGTCTACTCGAACCAGCCGCTGGAATTTGATTACTTCCCGATTGACGAGGAAATCACCCAGAAGCCGACGGACGCGTACGCGctcgccaaggaggaggccgagatgCAGGCCAGGACGATCGCGAGGTGGTTCCCCGGCATGAAGATTGCGTGCTTGAGGATTCACCAGGTGGCgcccaagaaggaggtggaggaggattaTGCGGGGAACAACGAAAAGGCCGTCAAGCAGCTTTGGGGGTGGGTGCATCCGCAGGCAACGGCGAGGGCGTGTTTGGCGGCGGTGCAGAACGCGGATAAGTTTGAGGGAGCCGAGATTTTCAACGTGGTTAGTCCCGAGAGGTGTGTGGTGGGCGAGGATGCCAAGCTGAGCAATGAGGAGCTGGTCAAGAAGTATTGGCCGGGCACAAAGATCAAGGGGGATATGTCCGGGAACAAGGGCTTCTGGAGTGTGGAAAAGATTGAGCGGGTGCTGGGGTGGAAGcacgaggagaaggagtga
- a CDS encoding histone-lysine N-methyltransferase set-9, whose protein sequence is MTKPQGTGGKKKNQLTLAQLAAYDDILTDALVDHAYYWTTIPKNRTSYHPSRGIKEEEITKIIQNHLIVDPDIATAEEKLLATDGLKRFCNTLKTPREQNDFKAHLRRYMSIYLPDCPFEVNATNRYTIVTYEASITARRFIQRNETIKYLAGIQVVITPEEELEMSLRKKDFSLIVSSRSKSTSLFMGPARFANHDCNANARLITRGQAGIEIIACRNIEVGEEITVTYSESYFGENNCDCLCATCESNLRNGWRPVDGEAAVQKSIEDEQPTESSTPYSFRRKRRYGSTALQASRTPSVTPDMRPRVLRKSQSQMMLGERTSTTDSAAQGAGADGQSRKRALEMGTPPFTPTKKQKTTQYPVVPIALSTAPSRGSSDNETSKSPLSFSTTNDNVTDATSQGSESPGPIILSPEPTPIKQAIGLLKQEEGVNEVAVQQVPEAFTPPPSQPTEEEPPMVRPAFERLAARDRMSIANLISGPSSPAPPVVFSVAEVTTHRPKPQTLQLQKTDQTATISTLQTVTAAVQKEAPVVKTESPIKPTVGQVEKITQVQTTTKSCTPSKPKAQAAALPQHHMPVSTAPRGRVPHDYTLTPLLLSEPETAWIMCTHCASAFVQKNAYLTKSTCPRCERHSKLYGYMWPKTEKYGPNDKEERILDHRMINRFLTAEEEARARGRVYWRERMGSKGKQGSSAPSTKGTPAGEKNEQSAKQEQSQGQYVQERFAVRKKVKVQVRSTVPTPVIMTKKDEVAEAAALGLRRSGRARRVSAKLADCELDF, encoded by the exons ATGACGAAACCCCAGGGTACgggtgggaagaagaagaaccagtTGACGCTCGCTCAGCTGGCTGCCTACGATGATATCTTGACGGACGCGCTCGTTGACCAT GCGTATTACTGGACCACCATTCCCAAGAACCGCACATCCTACCACCCATCTAGAggcatcaaggaggaggagattacGAAAATCATCCAGAACCACCTGATCGTCGATCCCGACATTGCGACCGCCGAAGAGAAACTGCTTGCCACCGACGGACTCAAGAGGTTCTGCAACACGCTCAAGACCCCCCGAGAACAAAATGACTTCAAAGCGCACCTCCGCCGATACATGTCCATCTACCTCCCCGACTGCCCCTTTGAGGTCAACGCGACCAACCGCTACACCATTGTCACGTACGAGGCCAGCATCACGGCCCGCCGCTTCATTCAGCGCAACGAGACCATCAAGTATCTGGCTGGCATTCAGGTGGTGATCACGCCCGAGGAGGAATTGGAAATGTCGTTGCGCAAAAAGGACTTTAGTCTGATTGTGAGCAGCCGGAGCAAGTCCACCAGCTTGTTCATGGGCCCGGCGCGGTTTGCCAACCATGACTGCAATGCCAATGCCAGGCTCATTACCAgagggcaggcaggcatcGAGATCATTGCGTGCAGGAACATTGAGGTGGGCGAGGAGATTACGGTGACGTACAGCGAGAGCTACTTTGGCGAGAACAACTGCGACTGCTTGTGTGCGACGTGTGAGAGCAACCTGAGGAACGGCTGGAGGCCGGTGGACGGAGAAGCGGCGGTCCAGAAGAGTATCGAGGACGAGCAGCCGACCGAGTCATCAACGCCTTATTCATtccggaggaagaggcgatATGGGAGTACCGCTCTTCAGGCTTCGCGCACTCCTTCAGTAACGCCCGACATGCGCCCGCGCGTTCTGCGCAAGTCACAGAGCCAGATGATGCTGGGTGAGAGGACATCGACCACGGATTCGGCTGCTCagggagcaggagcagatGGTCAGAGCCGCAAGCGAGCGTTGGAAATGGGTACGCCCCCTTTTACGCCcaccaagaagcaaaagaccACGCAGTATCCGGTTGTCCCGATTGCTCTTTCGACAGCGCCCTCTAGAGGAAGTTCGGACAATGAGACGAGCAAAAGTCCTCTCTCGTTCAGCACGACCAATGATAACGTTACGGACGCCACATCCCAGGGCAGTGAAAGCCCGGGACCCATCATTCTCTCACCAGAACCCACTCCTATTAAACAGGCGATAGGTCTGTTGAAGCAGGAAGAGGGCGTCAACGAGGTGGCCGTTCAGCAGGTCCCGGAAGCGTTCACTCCGCCACCTAGTCAGCCAACAGAGGAAGAGCCGCCGATGGTTCGCCCTGCATTTGAGCGTTTGGCTGCGCGAGATAGGATGAGCATAGCCAACCTCATTTCAGGCCCCTCGAGTCCCGCTCCGCCTGTGGTTTTCTCGGTAGCAGAGGTGACAACGCATAGGCCAAAGCCTCAGACTCTGCAACTTCAAAAGACAGATCAGACAGCTACAATCAGCACTTTACAGACGGTTACAGCGGCCGTACAAAAGGAGGCCCCGGTTGTCAAGACCGAGAGCCCCATCAAGCCCACCGTTGGCCAAGTCGAGAAAATCACACAAGTTCAAACTACAACAAAATCATGCACCCCATCGAAACCCAAGGCGCAAGCCGCCGCCTTGCCACAACACCACATGCCCGTATCAACAGCGCCCCGCGGTCGCGTTCCCCATGATTATACCCTCACGCCCCTCCTGCTCTCTGAGCCCGAAACGGCGTGGATCATGTGCACCCACTGCGCCTCGGCCTTTGTCCAAAAGAACGCCTATCTGACCAAGTCCACCTGCCCCCGGTGCGAGCGACACTCCAAGCTGTACGGCTACATGTGGCCCAAGACGGAGAAATATGGGCCCAACGACAAGGAGGAGCGCATCCTGGATCATAGAATGATCAATCGGTTCCTGActgcagaggaggaggcgagagCGAGAGGGAGGGTTTattggagagagaggatggGGAGCAAAGGCAAGCAGGGTTCTTCGGCCCCTTCTACCAAGGGAACTCCTGCTGGGGAAAAGAATGAGCAGTCAGCAAAGCAGGAGCAGAGTCAAGGACAATACGTCCAGGAACGGTTCGCTGTTCGCAAAAAGGTCAAGGTCCAGGTTAGAAGTACGGTGCCGACGCCTGTGATTATGACGAAGAAGGACGAGGTGGCGGAGGCGGCTGCGTTGGGATTGAGGCGGAGtggaagggcgaggagggtcAGTGCCAAGCTTGCTGATTGTGAGTTGGACTTTTGA
- a CDS encoding DNA directed RNA polymerase II 15 kDa subunit — MSSPAPSSTGGAKEKKPLEQITFRFCSECSNMLYPREAEDENKLLFTCRTCNFSEPATSTCIYRNILNNAAGETAGVTQDVASDPTLPRAIKECPACHHPEAVFFQSQQRTSETGMKLFYVCCDCGNIYQ; from the exons ATGTCGTCGCCCGCCCCTTCTAGCACCGGTGgcgccaaggagaagaagccccTTGAGCAGATCACGTTCCGCTTCTGCTCCGAATGCAGCAACATGCTGTACCCCCGCGAGGCCGAGGACGAGAACAAGCTGCTCTTCACCTGCCGCACCTGCAACTTTTCCGAGCCCGCCACGTCGACGTGCATCTACCGCAACATCCTCAACAACGCTGCCGGCGAGACGGCTGGTGTCACGCAGGATGTCGCCTCTGATCCCACG CTCCCAAGAGCCATCAAGGAATGCCCTGCCTGCCACCACCCGGAAGCTGTCTTCTTCCAGTCACAGCAGCGTACTTCGGAAACCGGAATG AAACTTTTCTACGTCTGCTGCGATTGTGGTAATATTTACCAGTAG